From Hydractinia symbiolongicarpus strain clone_291-10 chromosome 11, HSymV2.1, whole genome shotgun sequence, the proteins below share one genomic window:
- the LOC130614366 gene encoding secretory immunoglobulin A-binding protein EsiB-like, translating to MASTATEIKARKRKLKPVQLPSWAPGGADHDPLLPYGPKVYLARKKKPEPRWVLALEVTIVVGVLCSFVYMYYYIEHLHYHVTRAYAHLGSTDAQHVLGHKFLNGRGVEKDEDMAMYWFKKAAESGHPDASYNTVAGHMQGYNIDLEEHEIEKYLKNAHENGIEEATRALKDMLPHKY from the coding sequence ATGGCGTCAACTGCGACAGAAATTAAAGCAAGAAAACGTAAACTTAAGCCCGTACAACTGCCAAGTTGGGCTCCAGGCGGAGCAGATCATGATCCACTATTACCGTACGGGCCAAAGGTATATTTAGCTCGAAAGAAAAAGCCTGAACCAAGATGGGTTTTAGCCTTAGAAGTAACTATCGTCGTTGGTGTTTTATGTAGCTTCGTTTACATGTATTACTACATAGAGCATCTGCACTATCATGTAACTCGAGCTTATGCGCATCTGGGTAGCACAGATGCTCAGCATGTCCTTGGTCATAAATTTTTGAATGGGCGAGGTGTGGAGAAGGACGAAGATATGGCGATGTATTGGTTTAAAAAAGCAGCTGAAAGCGGTCATCCCGATGCTTCTTACAACACTGTAGCTGGTCACATGCAAGGATATAACATCGATCTGGAGGAACATGAGAttgaaaaatatctaaaaaacgCCCATGAGAATGGCATTGAGGAGGCAACAAGAGCGTTGAAAGATATGTTACCGCACAAAtactaa
- the LOC130614362 gene encoding metabotropic glutamate receptor 3-like, with protein MKIKMENSWLFFILLTVRYLTGESNNLNLYGHFDISMSEFESTRCTILNRDVGVLFYEAFRFAVKSINEKPDSVHGKKFNAFFLDTCHDTKMNPYFTMLYQGLAVIGPYSSEISEFTARFLTPFRLPTISFGASSGKLSNREKFPEFFRTVPEDQYAALTYVSLARKFNWNYVGIMYTNNEDGTSLMSEFQNHMMVARKCIAVIEGIKNDAPANKYREGIQQVLQHKTVKVVFLFLSMKGCNAFFTVAREFQEQLKRLQLVIGTGCSTMVQVPPFFESTFRGMITVQISDPFPYDFEEYFSSLTPENNKANGYFSDYWELVYNCTLRNVSADNYCHHRNNTVFNRWAPVRPIIEAVQFLTNACYEAFNIMCAEDGNPDKCYASNEPRKINKLRRIISEKLLYVNNTNDGKLQKFTKFGSLMSDFDVLQYQSDTATGLYTFVKVGIWNFTKYETGEQPLLLSPSLNLTDSVCSQPCKKKEIKEFVDYYGLLGCCWKCKPCASERTMIIVNNTCKSCLLGEKANDEQTKCLTLPILSITPESPLSIVVVVFSCLTLIPIMIICAVYLHNYSTPLIKATSRELALFSLAGLALMLITPLFYIQRPTPVICATQKLMFGLSLTCCYAPLVLKTNRIYRIFVSSHKFKLRQLMLVSMTSQFMLIGGMVGIQLLMAIFWILTDRPMVYSQYPIDEDYVITSCTFTITSGALNIIFPAALMVASTFWAFKTRNLPETFSEIKSIGVTMYVTLFFSTCALALTVIIGSVFLFVQTYVLCFTFQVIVAVTLIGQYAKKVKLIYLADNFDPNPSRENQTEISTIRNNFTSPSNSPNLNGRTTHKEQYKTQSSLFVADKNFMQNSFTSMRTPGSPRVKRFSIDLS; from the exons atgaaaattaaaatggaGAATTCATGGTTGTTCTTTATTTTACTGACTGTCCGCTATCTAACTG GTGAAAGCAACAATCTCAACTTGTATGGTCACTTTGATATCAGCATGTCAGAATTTGAGAGTACGCGTTGTACCATCCTTAACAGAGATGTCGGCGTGTTATTCTACGAAGCTTTTCGTTTCGCAGTGAAATCCATAAACGAGAAGCCGGATAGTGTACACGGAAAAAAGTTCAACGCCTTTTTCTTGGATACGTGTCATGATACAAAGATGAATCCGTACTTTACTATGCTTTACCAAGGTCTGGCTGTAATCGGTCCATACAGTTCTGAAATAAGTGAATTTACCGCCCGTTTTCTTACGCCTTTCCGCCTGCCAACGATAAGCTTCGGTGCTTCATCCGGGAAGTTATCAAATCGAGAAAAGTTTCCCGAGTTTTTTCGGACTGTGCCGGAAGATCAATATGCAGCATTGACTTACGTGTCTTTGGCGCGGAAATTTAACTGGAATTATGTTGGTATCATGTACACAAACAACGAAGATGGGACGTCTTTGATGAGTGAATTTCAAAATCACATGATGGTGGCACGGAAATGCATCGCTGTTATTGAAGGGATAAAAAACGATGCGCCGGCTAATAAGTATCGCGAGGGTATCCAACAGGTTCTTCAACATAAGACGGTGAAGgttgtgtttttgtttctcTCAATGAAGGGATGTAATGCGTTCTTCACTGTGGCACGAGAATTTCAAGAACAGTTAAAAAGATTGCAGTTAGTGATTGGTACAGGGTGCTCGACAATGGTACAAGTCCCTCCCTTTTTCGAATCAACATTTCGTGGGATGATTACAGTGCAAATATCTGATCCCTTTCCGTATGATTTTGAAGAATATTTCTCATCCTTAACACCTGAGAATAACAAGGCGAATGGATATTTTAGCGACTACTGGGAACTAGTTTACAACTGTACTCTTCGTAACGTATCTGCCGATAATTACTGTCACCATAGAAATAATACCGTTTTTAACAGATGGGCACCTGTCCGGCCAATCATTGAAGCTGTTCAATTCTTAACTAATGCTTGCTATGAAGCGTTTAATATTATGTGTGCGGAAGATGGGAACCCAGATAAATGCTACGCCTCGAACGAACCGCGCAAAATAAACAAACTTCGAAGAATTATATCCGAGAAACTACTCTACGTGAACAATACGAATGACGGGAAattacaaaagtttacaaaatttggAAGCCTAATGAGTGATTTTGACGTGTTGCAATATCAAAGCGATACTGCGACAGGTTTATATACCTTTGTTAAGGTTGGAATATGGAATTTTACAAAATACGAAACTGGAGAACAACCGCTTCTGCTCTCTCCGTCGTTGAACCTCACGGACTCTGTTTGCAGTCAGCCATGCAAGAAGAAAGAGATTAAGGAATTTGTAGATTATTACGGTTTGTTGGGTTGCTGTTGGAAATGCAAACCATGCGCAAGTGAACGAACAATGATCATTGTGAATAACACTTGCAAGTCTTGTTTACTTGGAGAGAAAGCTAATGACGAACAGACGAAGTGTTTGACTCTCCCAATCTTGTCAATAACTCCCGAATCTCCACTGTCGATCGTTGTGGTTGTGTTTAGCTGTTTAACATTAATACCGATTATGATTATATGCGCTGTGTACCTTCATAATTATTCTACGCCACTCATTAAAGCAACTAGTCGCGAGCTGGCTTTGTTTTCGTTGGCTGGTTTGGCGCTGATGCTAATCACGCCTCTTTTCTACATTCAACGCCCTACGCCTGTTATTTGCGCAACGCAAAAGTTGATGTTTGGGTTATCACTGACATGCTGCTATGCTCCGTTAGTGCTAAAGACAAATCGAATCTATCGAATCTTTGTAAGTTCGCATAAGTTTAAGTTACGTCAGTTGATGCTCGTTTCAATGACGTCACAATTTATGCTGATAGGAGGAATGGTAGGGATACAGCTTTTGATGGCAATATTTTGGATTCTAACTGATCGACCCATGGTTTATTCTCAATATCCGATTGATGAAGATTACGTCATCACTTCTTGTACGTTTACCATTACAAGCGGGGCGTTAAACATCATTTTTCCAGCCGCCCTTATGGTCGCCAGTACATTTTGGGCGTTCAAAACCAGAAATCTGCCAGAGACATTCAGTGAAATTAAAAGTATTGGCGTCACAATGTATGTCACATTGTTTTTCTCAACATGCGCACTAGCGCTGACTGTCATCATTGGTTCGGTGTTTTTATTCGTACAGACCTACGTTCTGTGTTTTACATTTCAAGTTATTGTGGCTGTCACCCTGATTGGTCAGTATGCTAAGAAGGTAAAGTTGATTTATCTGGCAGACAACTTCGATCCTAACCCTTCCCGAGAAAACCAAACGGAGATATCAACAATAAGAAATAATTTCACGTCACCTTCAAACAGTCCGAATTTGAATGGACGTACGACGCACAAAGAACAATATAAAACCCAATCATCCTTATTCGTGGCCGACAAAAATTTCATGCAAAACTCCTTCACATCCATGCGAACTCCTGGATCACCAAGAGTGAAAAGATTTAGCATTGATTTGAGCTGA